The following are encoded together in the Zingiber officinale cultivar Zhangliang chromosome 8A, Zo_v1.1, whole genome shotgun sequence genome:
- the LOC122009299 gene encoding protein S-acyltransferase 24-like: MASEIEVVDEGTAVAGGAAVEGAAEDSSKNDVYTAAAYGDLERLQRLVEVEGCSVSEPDGAGYYALQWAALNNRTASVQYIIEHGGDVNATDNTGQTALHWSSVRGHIQVADVLLKEGARVDVSDLYGYQSTHVAAQYGQTAFLYHIVIRWNADPDIPDNDGRSPLHWAAYKGFADCIRLLLFLDAYRGRQDKEGCTPLHWAAIRGNLEACTVLVQAGKKEDLMIADNTGLTPAQLASDKGHRQVAFFLGNARRVFDRRCDGNSGRGRLSKLGLAPVLWCVIIAMLFTYIQSVIAGSYDFSLSTAFGLLAWSGVFLATTGLVLFYRCSRKDPGFINRSTRDVQSLRDDEPLLKTELNHPALLAGNWSQLCATCKIVRPIRAKHCSTCDRCVEQFDHHCPWVSNCIGKRNKWDFLMFLLLEVSAMIITGVVAIIRIARDPSPPSFGGWLSHNTIEHPGAIAFLIMDFFLFFGVAVLTFIQASQISRNITTNEMANAMRYSYLRGPGGRFRNPYDHGIRKNCSDFLFKGYNEDVELPEQTPPSEEMAMIPMTRNSNLQNGEPHQVNNGHGRGHVCVDIQAKNSKSHGHANPSTCCNTNSKSDSVPLGLGLGLGGRNNRHNSRILPL; this comes from the exons ATGGCTTCGGAGATCGAGGTGGTGGACGAGGGGACCGCGGTTGCGGGAGGAGCAGCGGTGGAAGGAGCGGCCGAGGATTCGTCCAAGAACGACGTGTACACTGCGGCGGCCTACGGCGATTTGGAGAGGCTCCAGCGGCTGGTGGAGGTGGAGGGGTGCTCCGTCTCGGAGCCGGACGGGGCTGGGTACTACGCCCTCCAGTGGGCGGCTCTCAATAATCGCACCGCATCCGTCCAGTACATTATCGAG CATGGAGGAGATGTAAACGCCACCGACAACACAGGGCAGACAGCTCTCCATTGGAGTTCAGTGCGAGGCCACATCCAGGTTGCCGATGTATTGCTCAAGGAAGGTGCTCGTGTTGATGTGTCAGACTTGTATGGGTATCAG AGCACTCATGTTGCAGCACAGTATGGTCAGACTGCATTTTTATACCATATTGTCATAAGATGGAATGCTGATCCAGATATCCCTGATAATGATGGAAGGAGCCCTTTACATTG GGCTGCTTATAAGGGATTTGCCGATTGCATACGGCTTCTTTTATTTCTAGATGCTTATAGGGGGCGACAGGATAAAGAGG GTTGTACTCCACTACATTGGGCAGCTATCAGAGGAAATCTAGAGGCATGCACAGTTCTAGTTCAAGCTGGGAAGAAAGAAGACTTGATGATTGCTGATAACACTGGTTTAACTCCTGCTCAGCTTGCATCAGATAAGGGGCATCGACAAGTTGCTTTTTTCCTT GGCAATGCTAGAAGGGTGTTTGACAGGCGGTGTGATGGAAATAGTGGCCGTGGTAGGTTATCAAAGTTAGGACTTGCACCTGTTCTTTGGTGCGTgattattgctatgctgttcaccTATATTCAATCAGTTATTGCAG GTTCTTATGACTTCAGCTTATCAACTGCCTTTGGGCTTCTAGCCTGGTCAGGAGTTTTCCTGGCAACTACAGGATTAGTCTTGTTTTATAGGTGTAGCAG GAAAGATCCTGGTTtcatcaatagaagcacaaggGATGTACAAAGCCTCCGAGATGAT GAACCTTTACTAAAGACAGAATTGAATCACCCTGCCCTGTTGGCTGGAAATTGGTCACAGCTCTGTGCGACATGCAAG ATTGTGAGGCCAATCCGTGCAAAGCATTGCTCCACCTGTGATCGATGCGTTGAGCAGTTTGATCATCACTGTCCTTGGGTATCTAATTGCATCGGCAAG AGAAATAAGTGGGACTTCTTGATGTTTCTCCTTCTTGAAGTTTCtgccatgattattactggtgttGTTGCCATTATAA GAATAGCGAGAGATCCTTCACCGCCTTCTTTCGGTGGATGGTTGAGTCATAATACAATCGAACATCCTGGAGCCATAGCATTTCTAATAATggacttctttcttttctttggtgttgCAGTTTTAACTTTTATACAAGCATCCCAG ATCTCGCGGAACATAACAACAAATGAAATGGCAAATGCTATGAGATACAGCTACCTCAGAGGCCCAGGTGGGCGGTTCAGAAATCCGTACGATCATGGAATTCGCAAGAACTGCTCAGATTTCCTCTTCAAAGGATACAATGAAGATGTGGAGCTGCCGGAGCAAACACCACCGTCTGAAGAGATGGCGATGATCCCGATGACCCGAAACTCAAATTTACAGAACGGTGAGCCGCATCAAGTGAACAATGGCCATGGCCGTGGGCATGTCTGCGTCGATATTCAGGCCAAAAATTCCAAATCTCATGGGCATGCCAATCCTTCAACGTGTTGCAATACCAACAGCAAGAGCGACAGCGTGCCCCTTGGACTTGGCCTGGGCCTTGGTGGTCGAAACAATCGTCACAACTCAAGGATTCTGCCATTGTGA
- the LOC122009300 gene encoding homeobox protein knotted-1-like 13 isoform X2, whose amino-acid sequence MMSFHKQLQRELTTLPYVAEQQQLGGGDGSGVLRTEMNHFSASDEYGEKDLHRLVKGGANGPRWLNSGILRPQPGEEPFGDGRFLHLQMASEPSASAGHWFPRPPILHRGGGGGDDEVPASSSDAAGISGACGEPAEAASGEGTWQDARHKAEILAHPLYEQLLAAHVACLRIATPVDQLPRIDAQLAQSQQVVSKYSVLANGGHMLGDDKELDQFMTHYALLLCSFKEQLQQHVRVHAMEAVMACWELEQALQSFTGVSAGEGTGATMSDDDDDDDNQVDSETNLYAGSFDGPDSMGFGPLVPTESERGLMERVRQELKLELKQGYKEKIIDIREEILRKRRAGKLPGDSTSTLKAWWQSHSKWPYPTEDDKARLVQETGLQLKQINNWFINQRKRNWHTNPSSSTSLKTKRKR is encoded by the exons ATGATGTCCTTCCACAAGCAGCTGCAGCGGGAGCTGACGACGCTGCCGTACGTGGCGGAGCAGCAGCAACTGGGGGGCGGCGATGGCTCCGGCGTGCTCAGGACGGAGATGAACCACTTCTCCGCTTCCGACGAATACGGTGAGAAGGATCTCCATCGCCTCGTGAAGGGCGGCGCCAACGGGCCCAGGTGGCTCAACAGCGGAATTCTCCGGCCGCAGCCAGGCGAGGAGCCCTTCGGCGATGGGAGATTCCTCCACCTCCAGATGGCCTCCGAACCCTCCGCCTCTGCGGGACACTGGTTCCCCCGCCCCCCTATCCTGCatcgcggcggcggcggcggcgacgacGAGGTCCCGGCCTCGTCGAGCGACGCCGCGGGGATCTCTGGCGCGTGCGGGGAGCCCGCGGAGGCGGCCTCCGGGGAGGGGACGTGGCAGGACGCGAGACACAAGGCGGAGATCTTAGCGCACCCGTTGTACGAGCAGCTCCTGGCGGCTCATGTGGCGTGCCTCCGGATCGCGACGCCGGTGGACCAGTTGCCGCGGATCGACGCGCAGCTCGCCCAATCGCAGCAAGTGGTGTCCAAGTACTCGGTGCTCGCCAACGGCGGCCACATGCTCGGCGACGACAAGGAGCTCGACCAGTTCATG ACACACTACGCCTTGCTACTTTGCTCCTTCAAAGAACAACTGCAGCAGCATGTACGTGTGCATGCAATGGAGGCAGTGATGGCTTGTTGGGAGCTGGAGCAAGCACTTCAAAGCTTCACAG GTGTTTCTGCTGGGGAAGGAACAGGTGCGACCATGTCTGATGATGACGACGATGATGATAATCAAGTAGATAGTGAAACAAATTTATACGCCGGAAGCTTTGATGGGCCGGACAGCATGGGCTTCGGCCCACTTGTTCCAACCGAGAGCGAGAGAGGCCTAATGGAACGAGTTAGACAGGAGCTGAAACTCGAGCTAAAACAG GGGTACAAAGAAAAGATTATAGACATCAGAGAAGAGATTCTTCGCAAGCGAAGAGCTGGGAAACTTCCCGGTGATAGCACTTCTACATTGAAAGCTTGGTGGCAATCCCACTCCAAGTGGCCATATCCAACA GAGGATGATAAAGCAAGATTAGTGCAAGAAACAGGATTACAGTTAAAGCAGATCAACAACTGGTTCATCAACCAGAGAAAAAGGAATTGGCACACCAATCCCTCTTCATCAACTTCTCTAAAGACCAAGCGCAAAAG GTAG
- the LOC122009302 gene encoding pyrophosphate-energized vacuolar membrane proton pump-like, with protein MGAAILSDLLTEVLIPASAVVGISFALMQWVLVSKVRLLPSEGDAAGTGKNGYSEYLIDEEEGLNDHNVVVKCAEIQRAISEGATSFLFTEYQYVGIFMAIFAVLIFLFLGSVEGFSTKSQPCTYSKDKTCKPALANAIFSTLSFLLGGVTSVVSGFLGMKIATYANARTTLEARKGVGKAFITAFRSGAVMGFLLAANGLLVLFISINSFKLYYGDDWEGLFEAITGYGLGGSSMALFGRVGGGIYTKAADVGADLVGKVERNIPEDDPRNPAVIADNVGDNVGDIAGMGSDLFGSYAESSCAALVVASISSFGINHDLTAMLYPLLISSMGIIVCLITTLFATDFFEIKAVKEIEPSLKRQLIISTVLMTAGIALVSWVALPSTFTIFNFGTQKSVKNWELFICVAIGLWAGLVIGFVTEYYTSNAYSPVQDVADSCRTGAATNVIFGLALGYKSVIIPIFAIAVSIFVSFSLAAMYGIAVAALGMLSTIATGLAIDAYGPISDNAGGIAEMAGMSHRIRERTDALDAAGNTTAAIGKGFAIGSAALVSLALFGAFVSRAAIPAVDVLTPKVFIGLLVGAMLPYWFSAMTMKSVGSAALKMVEEVRRQFNTIPGLMEGTARPDYTNCVKISTDASIKEMIPPGALVMLTPLVVGTLFGVETLSGVLAGSLVSGVQIAISASNTGGAWDNAKKYIEAGASEHAKSLGPKGSDPHKAAVIGDTIGDPLKDTSGPSLNILIKLMAVESLVFAPFFATHGGLLFKLF; from the exons ATGGGGGCGGCTATTCTTTCCGATTTACTGACCGAGGTCCTGATCCCGGCGTCGGCCGTCGTCGGGATCTCGTTCGCGCTGATGCAGTGGGTCCTGGTCTCCAAGGTAAGACTCTTGCCATCGGAGGGCGACGCGGCGGGCACCGGTAAGAACGGATACTCCGAgtacttgatcgacgaggaggaGGGGCTCAACGATCACAACGTGGTGGTCAAGTGCGCCGAGATCCAGAGAGCCATTTCGGAAG GAGCTACTTCTTTCCTTTTCACTGAATACCAGTATGTTGGAATTTTCATGGCTATTTTTGCCGTACTGATCTTCCTCTTCCTTGGCTCTGTCGAGGGCTTCAGCACAAAGAGCCAACCCTGCACTTACAGCAAGGACAAGACTTGCAAGCCAGCCCTTGCCAATGCCATCTTTAGCACATTGTCTTTCTTACTTGGAGGTGTCACCTCTGTGGTGTCTGGATTCCTCGGCATGAAGATTGCGACATATGCCAATGCCAGGACAACTCTGGAGGCAAGAAAGGGTGTTGGGAAGGCTTTCATCACTGCATTCCGATCAGGCGCAGTGATGGGCTTTTTGCTTGCTGCTAATGGCCTTTTGGTTCTTTTCATTTCAATTAACTCGTTCAAATTGTATTACGGTGATGACTGGGAAGGTCTTTTTGAGGCTATCACTGGCTATGGCCTTGGTGGGTCTTCCATGGCTCTCTTTGGTAGGGTTGGTGGCGGTATCTACACTAAAGCTGCCGATGTTGGGGCTGATCTGGTTGGAAAAGTCGAGCGAAACATTCCTGAGGATGATCCAAGGAACCCAGCT GTTATCGCCGACAATGTCGGTGACAATGTCGGGGATATTGCTGGAATGGGATCAGATCTCTTTGGCTCTTATGCTGAGTCTTCATGTGCAGCTCTAGTTGTTGCTTCAATATCTTCCTTTGGAATTAACCATGATTTGACAGCAATGCTATACCCTCTACTGATCAGCTCCATGGGAATCATTGTTTGTCTGATCACCACGCTTTTTGCTACTGACTTTTTTGAGATTAAAGCCGTGAAGGAGATTGAACCTTCATTGAAGAGGCAACTCATTATCTCCACAGTTCTCATGACCGCTGGAATTGCACTTGTTAGTTGGGTAGCACTCCCATCCACCTTTACAATCTTCAATTTTGGTACCCAGAAATCTGTTAAAAACTG GGAGCTCTTCATCTGTGTAGCTATTGGCTTGTGGGCTGGTTTGGTGATAGGATTCGTAACCGAGTATTACACAAGCAATGCTTACAG CCCTGTGCAAGATGTTGCTGATTCCTGTCGAACTGGAGCTGCTACCAATGTCATCTTTGGCCTTGCTTTGGGATACAAATCTGTCATCATTCCAATTTTCGCAATTGCTGTCAGTATTTTTGTTAGCTTCAGTTTGGCAGCCATGTATGGCATTGCAGTTGCTGCCCTTGGAATGTTGAGCACCATCGCTACCGGCCTTGCCATCGATGCCTATGGGCCTATCAGTGACAATGCTGGTGGAATCGCAGAGATGGCTGGCATGAGCCACAGAATTCGCGAAAGAACTGATGCTCTTGACGCCGCTGGCAACACCACTGCCGCAATCGGAAAG GGCTTTGCAATTGGCTCAGCTGCCTTAGTGTCCCTTGCACTTTTTGGCGCCTTTGTGAGCAGGGCAGCGATCCCGGCCGTGGACGTCCTCACACCCAAGGTTTTCATTGGGCTGCTCGTCGGTGCCATGCTCCCCTACTGGTTTTCAGCCATGACCATGAAGAGCGTTGGCAGTGCAGCTCTCAAAATGGTGGAAGAAGTTCGCCGGCAGTTCAACACCATTCCTGGCCTCATGGAGGGAACTGCTAGACCAGACTACACAAACTGTGTCAAGATATCGACTGACGCCTCCATCAAGGAGATGATTCCTCCCGGTGCACTTGTCATGTTAACTCCCCTCGTTGTCGGGACTCTCTTCGGAGTCGAAACTCTCTCCGGCGTCCTTGCAGGCTCTCTTGTTTCCGGAGTACAG ATTGCCATCTCTGCATCAAACACTGGTGGTGCATGGGACAATGCCAAGAAATACATTGAG GCTGGAGCTTCCGAGCACGCCAAGTCGCTTGGCCCGAAGGGCTCGGACCCCCACAAGGCTGCCGTGATCGGCGACACGATCGGCGACCCACTCAAGGACACATCCGGGCCATCCCTGAACATCCTCATCAAGCTCATGGCCGTGGAGTCTCTAGTGTTTGCTCCATTCTTTGCCACTCATGGTGGTTTACTCTTCAAGCTATTTTAA
- the LOC122009300 gene encoding homeobox protein knotted-1-like 13 isoform X1 codes for MMSFHKQLQRELTTLPYVAEQQQLGGGDGSGVLRTEMNHFSASDEYGEKDLHRLVKGGANGPRWLNSGILRPQPGEEPFGDGRFLHLQMASEPSASAGHWFPRPPILHRGGGGGDDEVPASSSDAAGISGACGEPAEAASGEGTWQDARHKAEILAHPLYEQLLAAHVACLRIATPVDQLPRIDAQLAQSQQVVSKYSVLANGGHMLGDDKELDQFMTHYALLLCSFKEQLQQHVRVHAMEAVMACWELEQALQSFTAGVSAGEGTGATMSDDDDDDDNQVDSETNLYAGSFDGPDSMGFGPLVPTESERGLMERVRQELKLELKQGYKEKIIDIREEILRKRRAGKLPGDSTSTLKAWWQSHSKWPYPTEDDKARLVQETGLQLKQINNWFINQRKRNWHTNPSSSTSLKTKRKR; via the exons ATGATGTCCTTCCACAAGCAGCTGCAGCGGGAGCTGACGACGCTGCCGTACGTGGCGGAGCAGCAGCAACTGGGGGGCGGCGATGGCTCCGGCGTGCTCAGGACGGAGATGAACCACTTCTCCGCTTCCGACGAATACGGTGAGAAGGATCTCCATCGCCTCGTGAAGGGCGGCGCCAACGGGCCCAGGTGGCTCAACAGCGGAATTCTCCGGCCGCAGCCAGGCGAGGAGCCCTTCGGCGATGGGAGATTCCTCCACCTCCAGATGGCCTCCGAACCCTCCGCCTCTGCGGGACACTGGTTCCCCCGCCCCCCTATCCTGCatcgcggcggcggcggcggcgacgacGAGGTCCCGGCCTCGTCGAGCGACGCCGCGGGGATCTCTGGCGCGTGCGGGGAGCCCGCGGAGGCGGCCTCCGGGGAGGGGACGTGGCAGGACGCGAGACACAAGGCGGAGATCTTAGCGCACCCGTTGTACGAGCAGCTCCTGGCGGCTCATGTGGCGTGCCTCCGGATCGCGACGCCGGTGGACCAGTTGCCGCGGATCGACGCGCAGCTCGCCCAATCGCAGCAAGTGGTGTCCAAGTACTCGGTGCTCGCCAACGGCGGCCACATGCTCGGCGACGACAAGGAGCTCGACCAGTTCATG ACACACTACGCCTTGCTACTTTGCTCCTTCAAAGAACAACTGCAGCAGCATGTACGTGTGCATGCAATGGAGGCAGTGATGGCTTGTTGGGAGCTGGAGCAAGCACTTCAAAGCTTCACAG CAGGTGTTTCTGCTGGGGAAGGAACAGGTGCGACCATGTCTGATGATGACGACGATGATGATAATCAAGTAGATAGTGAAACAAATTTATACGCCGGAAGCTTTGATGGGCCGGACAGCATGGGCTTCGGCCCACTTGTTCCAACCGAGAGCGAGAGAGGCCTAATGGAACGAGTTAGACAGGAGCTGAAACTCGAGCTAAAACAG GGGTACAAAGAAAAGATTATAGACATCAGAGAAGAGATTCTTCGCAAGCGAAGAGCTGGGAAACTTCCCGGTGATAGCACTTCTACATTGAAAGCTTGGTGGCAATCCCACTCCAAGTGGCCATATCCAACA GAGGATGATAAAGCAAGATTAGTGCAAGAAACAGGATTACAGTTAAAGCAGATCAACAACTGGTTCATCAACCAGAGAAAAAGGAATTGGCACACCAATCCCTCTTCATCAACTTCTCTAAAGACCAAGCGCAAAAG GTAG